The Malus domestica chromosome 06, GDT2T_hap1 genome has a segment encoding these proteins:
- the LOC139196878 gene encoding NADPH HC-toxin reductase 1-like, which translates to MVTPYVTDDASKVGLLKSLPNANTKFFMFQADLYMTLKSLSLPLKAYKDTGEAAVAGVRIIADSCICSQTVKQLIYTASILAASPWTEDGAGLKPYFD; encoded by the exons ATGGTTACTCCGTATGTTACAGATGATGCGTCGAAAGTTGGGCTTCTGAAGTCCCTTCCTAATGCGAACACCAAATTTTTTATGTTCCAAGCTGACCTATATATGACCCTCAAGAGTTTGAGCCTGCCATTGAAGGCT TACAAGGACACAGGTGAAGCTGCTGTTGCTGGGGTGAGAATCATTGCTGATTCCTGCATTTGTTCGCAGACCGTCAAGCAACTCATCTACACTGCAAGCATACTAGCTGCATCGCCTTGGACAGAAGATGGGGCTGGATTAAAACCCTACTTTGATTGA
- the LOC139196879 gene encoding uncharacterized protein codes for MTSSSSSPLNPDVLAPNSSPMNPNFTTVPPSPSISSISIQNISCMVPTKLKRDNYLVCKALFAPIFRHYKLTGIVDGSAVCPSPFLLDDSSKNTGIPNPTFDMWYEKDQNILIWLNSTILEDLIPFTVGVTSSRELWLNLEQRFGGAFAAHIHQL; via the coding sequence ATGACTTCGTCAAGTTCATCTCCACTGAATCCTGATGTTCTTGCCCCAAATTCGTCCCCGATGAACCCTAATTTCACTACGGTTCCGCCTtctccctcaatttcttcaatttcgatTCAGAATATTAGTTGTATGGTTCCTACCAAGCTTAAACGGGACAATTATCTAGTTTGTAAAGCGCTGTTTGCTCCAATTTTTCGTCACTACAAGCTTACGGGGATTGTTGATGGCTCTGCGGTTTGTCCTTCGCCTTTCTTACTTGATGATTCTAGCAAGAACACTGGCATTCCAAATCCAACCTTTGATATGTGGTATGAAAAGGATCAAAATATCCTTATCTGGCTTAATTCTACTATTTTGGAAGACCTTATTCCGTTCACAGTTGGTGTTACCTCTTCTCGAGAGTTATGGTTGAATCTTGAGCAACGTTTTGGTGGCGCTTTTGCTGCTCACATTCACCAGCTTTGA